ACTATTACGCCTGGAATAAAATCTACAAAAATTATCGAAAACAACGGTGCAATTGCTTCTATTGACGGAATCGAAATGAATGATATTATGAAAAGCGTCAAAAAAAGTGTTGATAATGTTGGCGTTATTTCTGATGAACTTGCCATTTTCAGTCATTCTATGAATAACGGAAACGGTGCTTTGGCAAGATTAGTTCGCGATGATAAAATGGCAAACAGCGTTTCGAATACTTTATCAAATTTAGAATCCGGAACCAAAGGTTTTAGTGATAATATGGAAGCTGCCAAAAATAACTTTTTGTTGAGAGGATATTTCAAGAAAAAAGAGAAAGAAAAAGAAAAAGCTAAAGAGGAAATGAAGGAGAAAAAGGAAGAAAAAGAAAAAGAGAAACAAAAAGCTAAAGAAGAAAAGGCTAAGGAGGAAAAAGAAGCAAAAGCTAAGGAAGACAAAGCCAAAGAAGATAAAAAACAGGAAAAACAAAAAGAAGAAGACGCTAAAAAAGAAGCTGAAAAAACTAAATCATAATTTGTAAAATGTGATTTGTGAAATGTAAAATGGTTTAAAAGATTTCTATATGCCAGTATCTTATAAAAATATAACCCTAAAAATTCTAAAAATAACCGGAATTACAATTGCCAGTATCTTGCTGTTAATGTTTTTGATTCCGCTGTTATTTCCTGGAACAGTTGCGTCTGAAGTAAAGAAAATTGCCAATGAACGTTTAGATACCAAAATGGATTTTACGAAATCAAGGTTGTCATTTTTTACGCATTTTCCGTCGCTTACAGTTTCGCTTGACGATTTATCACTTACAGGTTCGGCGCCATTTCGCAATGATACTTTATTAAAAGCAGAACAAGTTGCTTTTGGGATTAATTTAAAAAGATTGCTTTTTGACAATGAAGTAAAAATCAATAAACTATATGTTTCTAAAGCTTTAATAAATATAATGGTCAACCAAAAAGGAGAAGCCAATTATAATATTTATGTTGCTCCTGAAGATCGTGACAAAAAACCAAACGATCCAAATGAACCTGAAGAAGGAACTGCAATTCGCTTAGAAAGAATTGATTTGAAAGATTGTCACGTAAAATATAACGATCGATCTGCAAAAATTTTGGTTGATGCAAAAGGCTTTAATTATATTGGAAAAGGAAATCTAAGCGAAGATATTTTCGACTTAAATACAGATGCCAGAATCGATAATGTGGATTTCTATTATGACAGAACCGCTTATCTTCGAAAAAAAGCTGTTCGAGCTGATTTGATTACAAGAATTAATACGCACGCACTTTCGTTTATTCTTCAAAAAAATGAGTTAAGAATCAATAAATTACCATTGAAATTTACTGGTTTATTTACCATTTTAAGAGACGGATATAAAATCAATATCAAAGCAGCATCAGAAAATACAACCGTAAAAGATTTGTTATCAGTAATGCCTCCGGAATATTTAAAGTGGATGGATGAAACTGAAATCTCAGGAAATAGTGATTTGCTTTTTACTTTTAAAGGAGATTATAATGTTGCTAAAAAACAAAAACCGGATTTAGCTTTTAATCTCAAAATTGATAAAGGCGCTATAAATTATCAAAATGCTCCTGCCCCATTAACGGATTTTCAGATGGATTTAAATGCGATCTTGCCTTCGCTTGACGTAGAAAAACTTTTAATTAATCTAAAGACTTTTAAATTTAAAGTAGGCGAAAAAGATTATTTCACGGCTTATTTACATAGTAAAGGTTTTAATGAAATGACGGTCGATGCAAGCGTAAAAGGTGCATTAGATCTCGCCACAGTTGATGCCGCGCTAGGTTTAACTTCTATAGAATTAAAAGGAATTCTGAAAACTAATATTCAGGCAAAAGGAGTTTTTAGTACTTCAAAAAAATTATTCCCTAAAACTATTGGCGGAATTGCGT
This genomic window from Flavobacterium sp. 9 contains:
- a CDS encoding MlaD family protein, whose amino-acid sequence is MEKQSGYTWKLGMFVTIGLLLFIMAVYFIGKQKNLFGSTFHISSRFKTVSGLEVGNNVRFSGINIGTVEEIRLINDSSVVVSMVVKDEVRKFIKTDARASIGSDGLMGDKVLTITPGIKSTKIIENNGAIASIDGIEMNDIMKSVKKSVDNVGVISDELAIFSHSMNNGNGALARLVRDDKMANSVSNTLSNLESGTKGFSDNMEAAKNNFLLRGYFKKKEKEKEKAKEEMKEKKEEKEKEKQKAKEEKAKEEKEAKAKEDKAKEDKKQEKQKEEDAKKEAEKTKS